A region of the Streptosporangiales bacterium genome:
CACACGCGCTGGGTGATCTGCTCGGCGTGGTCCTGGCGGTGGATCCGGCCTGCCCACCCGGAGAGACCGGGGTGCCGTACTGATGGCCGCGGTGTTGTCGAGGCTGTCGACCAAGCAGCTGCCGGTGGCGGTGTCACCGCAGCGACGTGAGTCGCTGGCGCGGCGGGTGCGGTGGCTGGTCGTGGCGACGATCTCCTACAACGTGATCGAGGCGGTCGTCGCGATCACCGCGGGCACGCTGGCGTCGTCGACCGCCCTGATCGGGTTCGGGCTCGACTCGGTGATCGAGGTGTCGTCGGCGGCCGCGGTCGCCTGGCAGTTCGCCGCCCGCGATCCCGCGCGCCGGCAGGCGCGGGAGAAGACCGCGCTGCGGGTCATCGCGGTGTCGTTCTTCGCGCTGGCCGCCTACGTGACGGTCGAGTCGTCTCGCGCGCTACTGGGTGGCGGGGACCCTCAGCACTCCACGGTCGGGCTGGTGCTGGCCGCGATCAGCCTGGCGGTCATGCCCGGCCTGTCGTACGCGCAGCGCCGCGCCGGTCGGCAGCTGGGCTCGGCGACCGCGGTCGCCGACTCCAAGCAGACCCTGCTGTGCACCTACCTGTCGGCCGTCCTGCTGGTCGGACTCGGCCTGAACAGTCTGTTCGGCTGGTCGTGGGCAGATCCGGTGGCCGCGCTGGTGATCGCCGCCGTGGCCGTCAAGGAAGGCGTCGAGGCCTGGCGCGGCGACATGTGCTGCACCATGCCGGCCACGGTGTCGGTCGAAGAGATGGTCGGCGCCGGCAGCGACGAGGACTGCGGGTGTGGACCGGGCTGCGACTGCTGCACTCCCGGCCCGGACAGGAGCGACGGCGCTACGGGTCGACGGCGCGGGTCTGGCGGCCGAGTGTGACGGCGAGGGGGAGGGTCGCGGCGAGCAGGCCCGCCGTGATGGCGAACGTGACGGGATAGCCGGTGAGGCCGGCGGCGACGCCGATGGCGAGTGAGCCGGCTGCCGTGCCGGCGTCGAAGGCCATGTTCCACGCCGTGCTCGCCAGGTCGAAGCCGCGCGGCGGCACCCGGTCGAACATCGCGGTCATGGTCGTGTTCTGCACGGCGCCGAAGCCGACGCCGAACGCGAGACCGCCGGCGAGTCCCGCGACCAGGACGACCGTGGGAGCGTCGGTGCTCGCGCCGACCAGCAGGCCGAGCAGACCCGCGACGGAGAGGAAGACACCCGGGACCAG
Encoded here:
- a CDS encoding cation transporter encodes the protein MAAVLSRLSTKQLPVAVSPQRRESLARRVRWLVVATISYNVIEAVVAITAGTLASSTALIGFGLDSVIEVSSAAAVAWQFAARDPARRQAREKTALRVIAVSFFALAAYVTVESSRALLGGGDPQHSTVGLVLAAISLAVMPGLSYAQRRAGRQLGSATAVADSKQTLLCTYLSAVLLVGLGLNSLFGWSWADPVAALVIAAVAVKEGVEAWRGDMCCTMPATVSVEEMVGAGSDEDCGCGPGCDCCTPGPDRSDGATGRRRGSGGRV